A part of Streptomyces sp. NBC_01235 genomic DNA contains:
- a CDS encoding glycerophosphodiester phosphodiesterase: MTHARQHHIQVVAHRGASEEAPEHTLAAYKKAIEDGADALECDVRLTADGHLVCVHDRRVNRTSNGRGAVSALELADLAALDFGSWKTREAREAWQAREEDPDWEVRPEDREETSVLTLERLLELVSDAGRRVELAIETKHPTRWAGQVEERLLVLLKRFGLDAPASAAESPVRVMSFSARSLHRVRAAAPTMPTVYLMQFVSPRLRDGRLPAGVEIAGPSIRIVRNHPAYIERLKRAGHRVHVWTVNEPEDVDLCVELGVDAIITNRPRAVLRRLGR; this comes from the coding sequence GTGACCCACGCACGGCAGCACCATATTCAAGTCGTCGCTCACCGCGGGGCCTCCGAGGAGGCCCCCGAGCACACCCTGGCCGCGTACAAGAAGGCGATCGAGGACGGTGCGGACGCCCTCGAGTGCGATGTGCGGCTGACCGCCGACGGCCATCTCGTCTGTGTACATGACCGTCGTGTCAACCGTACGTCCAACGGCCGCGGAGCCGTCTCCGCCCTGGAACTCGCCGATCTCGCGGCGCTGGACTTCGGATCCTGGAAGACACGGGAGGCGCGCGAGGCCTGGCAAGCGCGCGAGGAGGATCCCGACTGGGAGGTCCGGCCGGAGGATCGCGAGGAGACCTCAGTGCTGACCCTGGAGCGGCTGCTGGAGCTCGTCTCTGACGCGGGACGCCGGGTGGAGCTGGCGATCGAGACCAAGCATCCGACGCGCTGGGCCGGACAGGTGGAGGAGCGGCTGCTGGTGCTCCTGAAGCGGTTCGGCCTGGACGCGCCGGCCTCGGCGGCCGAGTCCCCGGTGCGGGTCATGAGCTTCTCGGCCCGCTCGCTGCACCGTGTGCGAGCCGCCGCGCCCACGATGCCGACGGTCTACCTGATGCAGTTCGTCTCACCCCGGCTGCGCGACGGACGGCTGCCCGCGGGGGTGGAGATCGCCGGCCCCTCGATCCGGATCGTGCGCAACCACCCGGCGTACATCGAGCGCCTGAAGCGGGCCGGTCACCGGGTGCACGTGTGGACCGTGAACGAACCGGAGGATGTCGATCTCTGCGTCGAGCTGGGCGTCGACGCCATCATCACCAACCGCCCGCGCGCGGTGCTGCGACGACTGGGCCGCTGA
- a CDS encoding ATP-binding protein codes for MRHGTRIGRFPVQANGASTPWRGAKEVSGVALVVAQEVPASSSMAVPHGPAGVGNARHRMRDQLRRGGVSESVIDDAVLILSELLSNACKHGRPLGDALAGDGDVRAAWRVDQGGRLVVEVTDGGGPTRPAPATPSVTAHGGRGLNIITALADDWGVRDDSRGEVTVWVVVHVDVYDPDAGCRRDDFASRVAAPSVASMPGLDFADAFDDLD; via the coding sequence ATGCGTCACGGGACCCGCATTGGCCGGTTTCCGGTACAGGCCAATGGGGCATCCACACCGTGGCGTGGGGCGAAGGAGGTCTCGGGGGTGGCGTTGGTGGTGGCACAGGAGGTGCCCGCGTCGTCGAGCATGGCCGTACCCCATGGTCCTGCGGGCGTGGGGAACGCGAGACACCGCATGCGCGATCAGTTGCGCAGGGGCGGGGTGTCGGAATCGGTCATCGACGATGCTGTACTGATCCTTTCCGAACTTTTGAGCAACGCGTGCAAGCACGGCAGGCCGCTGGGCGACGCCCTGGCCGGGGACGGCGACGTCCGGGCCGCGTGGCGTGTCGATCAGGGTGGCCGGCTGGTGGTCGAGGTGACCGACGGCGGCGGCCCGACCCGCCCGGCCCCGGCCACCCCCTCCGTCACCGCGCACGGCGGCCGCGGGCTCAACATCATCACGGCCCTGGCCGACGACTGGGGCGTCCGGGACGACTCCCGCGGCGAGGTCACGGTGTGGGTCGTCGTCCACGTGGACGTGTACGACCCCGACGCGGGCTGTCGCCGCGACGACTTCGCGTCCCGGGTCGCGGCCCCGTCGGTGGCGTCGATGCCCGGCCTGGACTTCGCGGACGCGTTCGACGACCTGGACTAG
- a CDS encoding DUF5926 family protein — MAKKRPQTKAGRPQLTDGEVPVVGAREPCPCGSGRRYKACHGRAAAHAATELVQRPFEGLPGEGDWVALRELVPAATVGLTLKDGLPEGVPSVTLATVLPMAWPALRRDDGSVLLGLQNDTPSGDISRDLADTLQRALEADPGTPVQARRAPADGPRMQDLLDPEGAFEPVVHSGFEFWVPDPQNAAPEVAASLERANAAAIPTVKLTGVDAAYWCETPDKNHLRWVMPHPEEQLLDALARLHAAGLSSLGEGTRLVGSFRAHGLTVPVWDLPSAVTADDVEKPAAEFAERLATALASDTPLTADERRARGGLTNRQVTLS, encoded by the coding sequence ATGGCCAAGAAGCGACCCCAGACGAAGGCCGGACGGCCGCAGCTCACTGACGGCGAGGTCCCGGTCGTCGGCGCGCGGGAGCCCTGCCCGTGCGGCAGTGGCCGCCGCTACAAGGCCTGTCACGGCCGGGCCGCCGCGCATGCCGCGACCGAGCTGGTACAGCGTCCCTTCGAGGGCCTGCCGGGCGAGGGCGACTGGGTGGCGCTGCGCGAACTGGTGCCGGCCGCCACGGTCGGGCTGACCCTGAAGGACGGCCTGCCCGAGGGCGTCCCGTCGGTCACGCTCGCCACGGTGCTGCCGATGGCCTGGCCCGCGCTGCGTCGCGACGACGGCTCGGTGCTGCTCGGCCTGCAGAACGACACGCCGTCGGGCGACATCAGCCGCGACCTGGCGGACACCCTTCAGCGGGCCCTGGAGGCGGACCCCGGCACCCCGGTGCAGGCCCGCCGCGCCCCGGCCGACGGTCCGCGTATGCAGGATCTACTCGATCCCGAAGGCGCGTTCGAGCCAGTCGTCCACAGCGGCTTCGAGTTCTGGGTGCCGGACCCGCAGAACGCCGCGCCGGAGGTGGCGGCCTCTCTGGAGCGGGCCAACGCAGCGGCGATCCCGACCGTGAAGCTGACCGGTGTGGACGCCGCGTACTGGTGCGAGACGCCGGACAAGAACCATCTGCGCTGGGTCATGCCGCACCCGGAGGAACAACTTCTGGACGCCCTCGCGCGGCTGCACGCGGCGGGCCTGTCGAGCCTCGGCGAGGGCACGCGTCTGGTGGGTTCCTTCCGGGCGCACGGCCTGACGGTGCCGGTCTGGGACCTGCCGAGCGCGGTCACCGCGGACGACGTGGAGAAGCCGGCCGCCGAGTTCGCCGAGCGGCTCGCCACGGCCCTGGCCTCGGACACTCCGCTCACGGCCGACGAGCGTCGCGCGCGTGGCGGCCTGACCAACCGACAGGTGACCCTCAGCTGA
- a CDS encoding bifunctional DNA primase/polymerase, producing the protein MREILGKRRRLLSQRSDGRPELIDSALTFATEWQWPVLPGAAADQRSTSRCTCPDPECTVPGAHPFDPGLLAATTDARMVRWWWGNRPAAPIVLATGGAAPCAVSLPALAASRALVALDQQGMRLGPVVASPTRWFLLVRPYTMEQLGELLYAKDFVPGSLRFHGEGGYITLPPSETGRGDIWWERAPLPGSASPWVPDVEAVVDAVVDALTRTGVSAPEL; encoded by the coding sequence ATGCGCGAGATCCTCGGAAAGCGACGCAGGCTCCTGTCCCAGCGCAGCGACGGGCGGCCCGAGTTGATTGACTCGGCCCTGACCTTCGCGACGGAATGGCAGTGGCCCGTCCTCCCGGGGGCGGCGGCGGATCAGCGGAGCACGTCCCGCTGTACCTGCCCCGACCCGGAGTGCACGGTCCCCGGTGCCCACCCCTTCGACCCAGGCCTCCTCGCGGCCACCACCGACGCGCGCATGGTGCGCTGGTGGTGGGGCAACCGGCCGGCCGCACCGATCGTCCTGGCCACCGGGGGCGCGGCCCCCTGCGCGGTCAGCCTCCCCGCCCTCGCGGCCTCGCGTGCGCTCGTGGCGCTCGACCAGCAGGGCATGCGCCTCGGCCCGGTCGTCGCCTCGCCCACCCGCTGGTTCCTCCTCGTCCGGCCCTACACGATGGAGCAGCTGGGTGAACTGCTCTACGCCAAGGACTTCGTGCCCGGCTCCCTGCGCTTCCACGGCGAGGGCGGCTACATCACCCTGCCCCCGTCCGAGACCGGCCGCGGCGACATCTGGTGGGAGCGCGCGCCGCTGCCCGGCTCGGCCTCGCCCTGGGTGCCCGACGTCGAGGCCGTGGTGGACGCCGTCGTTGACGCCCTCACTCGTACGGGTGTGAGCGCCCCCGAGTTGTAG
- a CDS encoding PP2C family protein-serine/threonine phosphatase — MLDISSRVRVHVETPLAAQNDMGVCDAFEQYAPVREPDAMNAPHPPKVAGIDSTVPSPAHTVAPASATPGTPTVPATSPGPAGPVGSSVPGALLTDRLAGWVSDLTTLHELTERLGRTDALTDALTELLHAGAALVGARRGLVVLEPADRLGPDTTIGLGLGRADLGHIETVPRSALSYGRILDGLPGGEGEIAEPDLLAGDGLDPRHREVAARLGYAASYALPLEADGTPGRLGAAVWLYDEPAEPGERRRHLVGLYVRYAAGHLARLVELERTRACMRTMAEELLPSRLPRVPGVQLAARHRTGPRGGGDWYDALPLPDAALGLSVGSVTGSGPSAVAAMGRLRASLRAYAVMEGEDPVAVLSDLELLLRLTEPARSATALFAYCEPALRKITLAGAGHCPPLLVGERRTEFVETTVSAPLGMLACWEAPSMELEAEAGETVLLYTDGLLHRTGDPVDRAFARLHAAAAGVPRPLRHDPGAIADHVLRTVLPDGLAEQDSDEDVVLLAARFE; from the coding sequence ATGCTGGACATCTCCTCACGAGTGCGTGTACATGTGGAGACACCGCTAGCGGCGCAGAATGACATGGGGGTTTGCGATGCTTTTGAGCAATACGCTCCGGTCCGAGAGCCGGACGCCATGAACGCCCCTCACCCTCCGAAAGTGGCTGGAATCGATTCAACGGTTCCCTCGCCCGCCCACACTGTCGCGCCCGCGTCGGCCACCCCGGGCACCCCGACGGTCCCCGCAACCTCCCCCGGTCCCGCCGGCCCCGTCGGTTCCTCCGTGCCGGGAGCCCTCCTGACGGACCGGCTCGCCGGCTGGGTCTCGGACCTCACGACCCTGCACGAACTCACCGAACGCCTTGGCCGCACGGACGCGCTGACGGACGCGCTGACGGAGCTGCTGCACGCCGGAGCAGCCCTCGTGGGCGCCCGACGCGGACTCGTCGTCCTGGAGCCCGCCGACCGGCTCGGGCCGGACACCACCATCGGTCTGGGCCTCGGCCGCGCCGATCTCGGCCACATCGAGACCGTGCCGCGCAGCGCCCTGTCCTACGGCCGGATCCTCGACGGACTGCCCGGCGGCGAGGGGGAGATCGCCGAGCCCGACCTGCTCGCCGGGGACGGCCTGGACCCCCGCCATCGCGAGGTGGCCGCCCGCCTCGGCTACGCCGCCAGCTACGCACTGCCCCTGGAGGCGGACGGCACGCCTGGCCGCCTGGGCGCGGCCGTGTGGCTCTACGACGAGCCCGCCGAGCCGGGTGAGCGCCGGCGCCACCTGGTGGGCCTGTACGTCCGGTACGCGGCCGGGCACCTGGCCCGGCTGGTGGAACTCGAGCGCACACGCGCGTGCATGAGGACGATGGCCGAGGAGCTGCTGCCCTCCCGCCTGCCGCGCGTGCCCGGCGTCCAGCTCGCCGCCCGGCACCGCACCGGCCCGCGCGGGGGCGGCGACTGGTACGACGCACTGCCGCTGCCGGACGCCGCGCTGGGCCTCTCCGTCGGGTCCGTCACCGGGTCCGGGCCGAGCGCCGTCGCCGCGATGGGCCGGCTGCGCGCCTCCCTGCGGGCGTACGCCGTGATGGAGGGTGAGGACCCCGTCGCCGTCCTGTCCGACCTGGAGCTGCTGCTGCGGCTGACCGAGCCGGCCCGTTCCGCCACCGCGCTGTTCGCCTACTGCGAGCCCGCTCTGCGCAAGATCACCCTGGCCGGTGCCGGGCACTGCCCGCCGCTGCTGGTGGGCGAGCGGCGCACGGAGTTCGTGGAGACGACCGTCTCCGCGCCTCTGGGCATGCTCGCCTGCTGGGAGGCGCCGAGCATGGAGCTGGAGGCCGAGGCCGGCGAGACGGTGCTGCTCTACACCGACGGCCTGCTGCACCGCACCGGCGACCCCGTCGACCGCGCGTTCGCCCGGCTGCACGCGGCCGCCGCCGGCGTGCCGAGGCCGCTGCGGCACGACCCCGGCGCGATCGCCGACCACGTGCTGCGCACGGTCCTGCCGGACGGCCTTGCCGAGCAGGACAGCGACGAGGACGTGGTGCTGCTGGCGGCCCGCTTCGAGTAG
- a CDS encoding aminopeptidase P family protein, protein MTVAEELPSVPNDAATAAGPETAEDKPVKQRKNGLYPGVSDELAESMKSGWADTELHDLRPIAQAAETAARRAALSARFPGERLVIPAGNLKTRSNDTEYAFRASVEYAYLTGNRTEDGVLVLEPVADGHKATIYLLPRSDRENGEFWLSGQGELWVGRRHSLPEAEQLHGIPAADVRELADKLREATGPVRVVRGHDAGIEAALTDKVTAERDEELRVFLSEARLVKDEFEIGELQKAVDSTVRGFEDVVRVLDKAEATSERYIEGTFFLRARVEGNDVGYGTIAAAGPHACTLHWVRNDGPVRSGDLLLLDAGVETHTYYTADVTRTLPVNGRFTEIQKKIYDAVYEAQEAGIAAVRPGGKYRDFHDAAQHVLAERLVEWGLVEGPVERVLELGLQRRWTLHGTGHMLGLDVHDCAAARVESYVDGTLEPGMVLTVEPGLYFQADDLTVPVEYRGIGVRIEDDILVTEDGNRNLSDGLPRRSDEVEAWMAALKS, encoded by the coding sequence ATGACCGTGGCAGAGGAGCTTCCGTCTGTGCCCAATGATGCTGCTACCGCAGCGGGCCCGGAAACTGCCGAAGACAAGCCCGTCAAGCAGCGGAAGAACGGCCTGTACCCGGGCGTGTCCGACGAGCTTGCCGAGAGCATGAAGTCCGGCTGGGCCGACACGGAGCTGCACGACCTGCGGCCGATCGCCCAGGCCGCCGAGACAGCCGCCCGCCGTGCCGCGCTCTCCGCTCGCTTCCCGGGCGAACGCCTGGTGATCCCCGCGGGCAACCTGAAGACCCGCTCGAACGACACGGAGTACGCCTTCCGCGCGTCCGTCGAATACGCCTACCTCACGGGCAACCGGACCGAGGACGGCGTGCTCGTCCTGGAGCCGGTCGCCGACGGCCACAAGGCCACGATCTACCTCCTGCCGCGCTCCGACCGCGAGAACGGCGAGTTCTGGCTGTCCGGCCAGGGCGAGCTGTGGGTCGGCCGCCGGCACTCGCTCCCCGAGGCGGAGCAGCTGCACGGCATCCCCGCCGCCGACGTGCGCGAGCTGGCCGACAAGCTGCGCGAGGCCACCGGCCCGGTGCGGGTCGTGCGCGGCCACGACGCGGGCATCGAGGCGGCCCTGACCGACAAGGTCACCGCCGAGCGCGACGAGGAGCTGCGCGTCTTCCTCTCCGAGGCCCGCCTGGTCAAGGACGAGTTCGAGATCGGCGAGCTGCAGAAGGCCGTCGACTCGACGGTCCGCGGCTTCGAGGACGTCGTCCGCGTCCTCGACAAGGCGGAGGCCACCTCCGAGCGGTACATCGAGGGCACGTTCTTCCTCCGCGCGCGGGTCGAGGGCAACGATGTCGGCTACGGCACCATCGCCGCCGCCGGACCGCACGCCTGCACGCTGCACTGGGTGCGCAACGACGGCCCGGTCCGCTCCGGCGACCTGCTGCTGCTCGACGCGGGCGTCGAGACGCACACCTACTACACCGCCGACGTCACGCGCACGCTGCCGGTCAACGGCCGCTTCACCGAGATCCAGAAGAAGATCTACGACGCCGTGTACGAGGCCCAGGAGGCCGGTATCGCGGCCGTCCGGCCGGGCGGCAAGTACCGCGACTTCCATGACGCCGCGCAGCACGTGCTGGCCGAGCGGCTCGTCGAGTGGGGCCTGGTCGAGGGACCGGTCGAACGCGTCCTGGAGCTCGGCCTCCAGCGCCGCTGGACGCTGCACGGCACCGGCCACATGCTCGGCCTGGACGTCCACGACTGCGCCGCCGCGCGCGTGGAGTCGTATGTCGACGGCACGCTGGAGCCGGGCATGGTGCTGACGGTCGAGCCGGGGCTGTACTTCCAGGCCGACGACCTGACCGTGCCGGTGGAGTATCGGGGGATCGGCGTCCGGATCGAGGACGACATCCTCGTCACGGAGGACGGCAACCGGAACCTGTCGGACGGGCTGCCGCGCCGCTCCGACGAGGTCGAGGCGTGGATGGCCGCGCTGAAGAGCTGA
- the pdxR gene encoding MocR-like pyridoxine biosynthesis transcription factor PdxR gives MNDFWCGVGVDLHLEADSGEGRRAGLERALRDAVRDGRLSPGTRLPATRRLAGELGISRNTVKAAYDQLVAEGYLTALQGSGTQVAPLPPVAAEPPEAAARARAPRFDLRPGSPDVGAFPAAAWLRALRRAIATAPSLTYDYGDPRGLIELRTALSGYLGRARGVIAPPERIVITSGYVQGLALLTRVLDGARIAMEDPGLPFHREVVRRGGGTVTPVPVDEDGVRVGELGDVAAVVVTPAHQYPTGVTLRPGRRRELTQWARARDGLIVEDDYDGEFRYDRQPVGALQGMAPGQVVYLGTASKTLGPALRLGWMVLPPHLVDAVADAKLHSDHHTESIGQLALAELIDSHAYDRHVRACRLRYRRRRDLLLDRLGARRSVRGIAAGLHALVEVADEAEVMARAEARGLAVGRLGEHWHEPSDDRLQGLVIGYGTPRERVYPEALEALARVLDGT, from the coding sequence GTGAACGACTTCTGGTGCGGCGTCGGTGTCGACCTGCATCTGGAAGCCGACTCCGGCGAAGGGCGTCGTGCCGGGCTCGAGCGTGCCCTGCGCGACGCCGTACGGGACGGCCGGCTGTCGCCCGGGACGCGGCTGCCCGCGACGCGCCGGCTCGCGGGCGAGCTCGGGATCTCACGGAACACGGTCAAGGCGGCCTACGACCAGCTCGTCGCCGAGGGCTACCTCACCGCCCTGCAGGGTTCCGGCACACAGGTCGCCCCGCTGCCCCCCGTCGCCGCCGAACCACCCGAGGCAGCCGCACGCGCGCGTGCGCCACGTTTCGACCTGCGGCCCGGCAGCCCGGACGTCGGGGCGTTCCCGGCCGCGGCCTGGCTGCGCGCACTGCGCCGCGCCATCGCGACGGCGCCCTCACTGACGTACGACTACGGCGATCCGCGCGGCCTCATCGAGCTGCGCACCGCGCTGTCGGGGTACCTCGGGCGGGCCCGGGGCGTCATCGCGCCGCCGGAGCGGATCGTGATCACGTCCGGTTACGTGCAGGGCCTCGCGCTCCTCACGCGCGTGCTGGACGGCGCCCGAATCGCGATGGAGGACCCGGGGCTGCCCTTCCATCGCGAGGTCGTACGGCGGGGCGGCGGCACCGTGACGCCGGTGCCGGTCGACGAGGACGGGGTGCGGGTCGGCGAACTGGGCGACGTCGCGGCCGTGGTCGTCACGCCCGCGCACCAGTACCCGACCGGCGTGACACTGCGCCCCGGGCGGCGGCGGGAGCTGACGCAGTGGGCACGCGCGCGTGACGGGCTGATCGTCGAGGACGACTACGACGGGGAGTTCCGCTATGACCGGCAGCCCGTCGGCGCGCTCCAGGGCATGGCTCCGGGACAGGTCGTCTACCTGGGCACCGCCTCCAAGACCCTCGGGCCCGCGCTGCGGCTCGGCTGGATGGTGCTGCCGCCGCACCTGGTCGACGCGGTCGCCGACGCCAAGTTGCACAGCGACCACCACACCGAGTCCATCGGCCAGCTCGCCCTCGCCGAGCTGATCGACAGTCACGCCTACGACCGTCACGTGCGAGCGTGCAGGCTGCGCTACCGGCGGCGCAGGGACCTGCTGCTGGACCGGCTGGGGGCGCGCCGGAGCGTGCGCGGGATCGCGGCCGGGCTGCACGCGCTGGTGGAGGTCGCCGACGAGGCGGAGGTGATGGCGCGCGCGGAGGCGCGGGGGCTGGCGGTGGGGCGCCTCGGTGAGCACTGGCACGAGCCGTCCGACGACCGCCTCCAGGGGCTCGTGATCGGGTACGGCACGCCCCGGGAACGGGTGTATCCGGAGGCGCTGGAGGCGCTGGCGAGGGTGCTGGACGGAACCTGA
- a CDS encoding MFS transporter yields MTKSSPQRLLALAQLSNSVGDGAYYTTSALYFTQVIGLAPARVGLGLTVGWAVGSLAGVPLGRLADRRGARGTAVLLALATGLAVASFTLVRGFVPFVLVACGYAAAQSGLAAARQALLAGLVPAGERTRLLARLQATLNAGLAVGAGLGGLALHAGTRAAYLGVFVVDAVSFLVCALLLAGLPRVAPGGVRPRGSGLGVLRDRPYALVALLNTVLLLRLPLLSLVLPLWITERTGAPAWLVSALFVLNTAAVTAFQVRAARGVTGLESATRAVRRSGWVMCAACAVFPLSAGASPWVAAGVLVLGAVLQVAAEMGQSAGSWQLSFDLAPADRVGEYQGLFGTGVTVARTLGPLALTWLLIEWGTPGWLMLGAAMVTASHAMGPAARRAAADREREHPATSRLARTN; encoded by the coding sequence ATGACGAAGAGTTCCCCGCAACGCCTGCTCGCCCTGGCCCAGTTGAGCAACTCGGTCGGGGACGGCGCGTACTACACGACGTCGGCCCTCTACTTCACCCAGGTGATCGGACTCGCCCCCGCGCGCGTGGGGCTCGGGCTGACCGTCGGGTGGGCGGTCGGCTCGCTGGCGGGAGTGCCGCTGGGACGGCTGGCCGACCGGCGCGGGGCGCGCGGTACGGCGGTGCTGCTGGCGCTGGCGACGGGGCTCGCGGTGGCGTCGTTCACCCTGGTGCGCGGGTTCGTTCCGTTCGTTCTCGTGGCATGCGGGTACGCGGCCGCGCAGTCCGGTCTCGCGGCTGCCCGGCAGGCGCTGTTGGCGGGCCTGGTGCCCGCCGGAGAGCGGACGCGGCTGCTGGCACGCCTCCAGGCGACGCTGAACGCGGGTCTGGCGGTGGGCGCCGGGCTCGGCGGACTCGCGCTGCACGCCGGGACGCGGGCGGCGTACCTCGGGGTGTTCGTGGTCGACGCGGTGAGCTTCCTGGTGTGCGCGCTGCTGCTCGCCGGGCTGCCCCGGGTGGCGCCCGGCGGAGTCCGCCCGCGCGGGAGCGGCCTGGGGGTGCTGCGGGACCGGCCGTATGCACTGGTGGCGCTCCTCAACACGGTCCTGCTGCTGCGGTTGCCTCTGCTCAGCCTCGTCCTGCCGCTGTGGATCACCGAGCGGACCGGGGCGCCCGCCTGGCTGGTCTCCGCCCTGTTCGTGCTCAACACCGCCGCGGTGACGGCGTTCCAGGTACGGGCGGCGCGTGGCGTGACCGGGCTGGAGAGCGCCACGCGCGCGGTGCGGCGGTCGGGCTGGGTGATGTGCGCCGCGTGCGCGGTCTTCCCACTGTCGGCGGGCGCCTCACCGTGGGTGGCGGCGGGCGTACTGGTGCTGGGGGCGGTGCTCCAGGTGGCGGCGGAGATGGGCCAGTCGGCGGGCTCCTGGCAACTCTCCTTCGACCTCGCCCCGGCCGACCGGGTCGGCGAGTACCAGGGGCTGTTCGGCACCGGCGTCACGGTGGCCCGCACCCTCGGCCCCCTGGCCCTGACCTGGCTGCTGATCGAGTGGGGCACACCCGGCTGGCTCATGCTGGGCGCCGCAATGGTGACGGCGTCCCACGCCATGGGACCAGCGGCCCGAAGAGCTGCCGCCGACCGGGAGAGGGAGCACCCGGCGACGTCCCGACTGGCACGGACAAACTGA
- a CDS encoding triphosphoribosyl-dephospho-CoA synthase, protein MTSREDEELAQAAVAALTGQLALAPKPGLPDPRDLAARVTRRDHCGLRWSAKALAPGLAAMAAAARRTGEPTPRLRAELGAIGRCTEHSVGLAGGGHRGALWTLGLLVAAAALDPRALGVEVAATAKRIAAHPDRAAPRRPSRGATVSAKYGAAGARGEARAGFPHVRRALDALAAARSAGADEPAARLDALLTVMSTLQDTELLHTVGPLGLRHVQAGARAVLEAGGTATPAGRKALSDLDTDLHTRAWSPRGSAGLLAGALFVDSLPTTALARAA, encoded by the coding sequence ATGACAAGCCGTGAGGACGAGGAGCTCGCGCAGGCCGCGGTGGCCGCGCTGACCGGTCAGCTGGCCCTGGCTCCCAAGCCGGGCCTGCCCGACCCCCGTGACCTGGCCGCCCGCGTCACCCGCAGGGACCACTGCGGGCTGCGCTGGTCGGCCAAGGCGCTCGCACCCGGCCTCGCGGCGATGGCCGCGGCCGCCCGCCGCACCGGCGAACCCACGCCCCGGCTCCGCGCGGAGCTGGGCGCGATCGGGAGGTGCACCGAGCACTCGGTGGGCCTCGCCGGCGGCGGGCACCGGGGTGCTCTGTGGACGCTCGGCCTGCTGGTCGCGGCGGCCGCCCTCGACCCCCGGGCATTGGGCGTCGAGGTCGCCGCGACCGCCAAGCGGATCGCCGCACACCCCGACCGGGCCGCCCCGCGACGGCCCTCGCGGGGCGCGACGGTCTCGGCGAAGTACGGCGCGGCCGGCGCCCGCGGCGAGGCCCGCGCCGGATTCCCGCACGTACGGCGGGCCCTGGACGCGCTCGCCGCGGCCCGCTCGGCCGGCGCGGACGAGCCCGCGGCCCGGCTCGACGCCCTGCTCACCGTGATGTCCACCCTTCAGGACACCGAACTCCTGCACACCGTCGGCCCCTTGGGCCTGCGCCACGTGCAGGCCGGCGCCCGCGCCGTCCTGGAGGCGGGCGGCACGGCGACCCCGGCGGGCCGCAAGGCCCTCTCCGACCTCGACACCGATCTCCACACGCGCGCGTGGAGCCCACGCGGCAGCGCAGGCCTCCTGGCAGGCGCCCTGTTCGTGGACTCCTTGCCGACCACCGCACTGGCACGCGCCGCCTGA
- a CDS encoding intradiol ring-cleavage dioxygenase, giving the protein MTGNHKDTSITRRRALAVTGGTVAAGGLAVAGYQSAFADTATDTEASASASDTSTSSSCMTLMTSVTEGPYYLDGALVRKDITEGKSGVPLTLRLTVVDATDGCTPVSGAAVEIWHCDAWGYYSGYTTANPGGSAPAESEDGSTANDNTYLRGYQIANANGVVKFETIFPGWYTPRTCHIHLKVHTGGQKEDGTYEGGKVNYTGQLFFPDDIAEEIFTREPYSQHSGSYTTLDNDMVYDGGGTSSGLLTLKAVHKADPSKGYKGSITLGVDPDAENTGAGSGGGGGTPPSGAPSDAPTGTPPSDAPSASASS; this is encoded by the coding sequence ATGACGGGAAATCACAAAGACACCAGCATCACCCGGCGCCGCGCCCTCGCGGTGACCGGCGGAACGGTCGCGGCCGGCGGACTCGCCGTCGCCGGCTACCAGTCGGCCTTCGCCGACACGGCCACGGACACGGAGGCGAGCGCGTCGGCGTCCGACACCTCGACGAGCAGCAGCTGCATGACGCTGATGACGAGCGTCACGGAGGGGCCGTACTACCTCGATGGCGCCTTGGTGCGCAAGGACATCACCGAGGGCAAGAGCGGCGTGCCGCTGACGCTGCGTCTGACCGTGGTCGACGCCACGGACGGCTGCACGCCGGTCTCCGGTGCCGCCGTCGAGATCTGGCACTGCGACGCCTGGGGCTACTACTCCGGCTACACCACCGCCAACCCCGGCGGTTCGGCCCCGGCGGAGAGCGAGGACGGCTCCACCGCCAACGACAACACCTACCTGCGCGGCTACCAGATCGCCAACGCCAACGGGGTCGTCAAGTTCGAGACGATCTTCCCCGGCTGGTACACGCCGCGCACCTGCCACATCCACCTCAAGGTGCACACCGGAGGCCAGAAGGAGGACGGCACCTATGAGGGCGGCAAGGTCAACTACACCGGCCAGCTGTTCTTCCCCGACGACATCGCCGAGGAGATCTTCACCCGGGAGCCCTACTCCCAGCACTCCGGCAGCTACACCACCCTCGACAACGACATGGTGTACGACGGCGGCGGCACTTCCAGCGGACTGCTGACGCTGAAGGCCGTGCACAAGGCCGACCCGTCCAAGGGCTACAAGGGGTCCATCACCCTGGGCGTCGACCCCGACGCCGAGAACACCGGCGCCGGGAGCGGCGGTGGCGGCGGTACGCCTCCGAGCGGTGCGCCCAGTGACGCCCCGACGGGCACTCCGCCGAGCGACGCCCCGTCGGCCTCCGCATCCTCGTAA